One genomic segment of Bacteroidia bacterium includes these proteins:
- a CDS encoding tetratricopeptide repeat protein — MSKEAENKQDEYLMDAEVAYTKAEKWIEDNKKPLGYAIVGILTILLGYFVWTKWYIANEEKAAAGEMFQAQNYFEKDSFNLALQGNAKHPGFLNIIEDHPFTKSANLAHYYAGICQLNLGQWDEAIENLESFDSDDKMVAPIAKGGIGDAYMEKGETEQALKYFMQAAELGNNNFVTPIYLMKAAQAQEELGKFDEAVKLYERIKKEYSESQEARDIDKYIARANNLKKA, encoded by the coding sequence ATGTCTAAAGAAGCTGAAAACAAACAAGACGAATACCTAATGGATGCCGAGGTGGCTTATACCAAAGCGGAGAAATGGATTGAGGACAACAAAAAACCATTGGGATATGCTATTGTTGGAATTTTAACCATTCTTTTGGGTTATTTCGTGTGGACCAAATGGTACATTGCCAATGAAGAAAAAGCGGCTGCCGGTGAAATGTTTCAAGCCCAAAATTATTTCGAAAAAGACTCCTTCAATCTGGCACTCCAAGGCAATGCTAAACATCCAGGGTTCTTAAACATCATTGAGGATCACCCATTTACTAAATCAGCTAATTTGGCTCATTATTACGCAGGTATTTGCCAGCTAAACCTTGGCCAATGGGATGAAGCAATTGAAAATTTGGAATCGTTTGATAGTGATGACAAAATGGTTGCTCCAATTGCCAAAGGTGGAATTGGTGATGCTTATATGGAAAAAGGAGAAACTGAACAAGCGCTTAAATACTTTATGCAAGCTGCGGAACTTGGTAATAATAATTTTGTTACTCCAATTTACCTAATGAAAGCAGCACAAGCACAGGAGGAACTTGGCAAATTTGATGAAGCAGTAAAATTGTACGAGCGTATTAAAAAAGAATACAGCGAAAGTCAGGAAGCTAGGGATATTGATAAATACATTGCCCGGGCCAATAACTTAAAAAAAGCTTAA